The genomic DNA GGCCGCCGTCGAGGTGCTCGAAGCCGCGAACGTCCACGTTCGGATTCCGAGCGACCTCGAATCGAGCGGTCGCGCCGCGTTCTCGATGGGGATGCTCGACACGGCCCGCGACCGAGCGCGACACAACGTCGGGCGGCTCCGTCCC from Salifodinibacter halophilus includes the following:
- a CDS encoding (Fe-S)-binding protein gives rise to the protein AAVEVLEAANVHVRIPSDLESSGRAAFSMGMLDTARDRARHNVGRLRPSVDDGWSVVFVEPSDAVMFQDEYLALLDGTAVEL